One Puntigrus tetrazona isolate hp1 chromosome 25, ASM1883169v1, whole genome shotgun sequence genomic window, GGCGTTGAGGTTGGCGAACAGCGGGAAGTAGATCATGGAGAACGGGACGTCCCTGCACAGAGAACAGACACCGAGCCATAGAATGTAGACATAGCTGCAGGACGTTATTGATGAGTCGCGATTGATCGCGGCCTCTGATTAGTTTCAGGTCGTATATGTAAAACGTGTgagtgtaaaaaatataatcgAGGCTGTGTAGGCCGCAGACGAGAGACAACAGATTGGGTTCTGATTAGAATTCCATTAAGAAGAGAATTCCGCCTACGGTTAATTAGAAGCTGTGAATAACAGATCAGAACTGACAGCTGGCGGGTTACAGCAGTTCAGCTGGGATTACATCACAGACAGCGGGGGAGGGGCGGTTGGGATAGGTGAGTGGGTTTATTCGTGTGTTAAAGGTGAAAGGTCGTGTGACGTATATCCAtccttttttaacaaaacagcgAGTGTTTGCTGAGGGAGCACTTAAGTTAGTAAAGAAAACATGCCACTGAAGGTTTGCAAAAGATCTGGATGTTGATCGGCTAACATtgcatagtgtttttttttcccatactatgaaagtcaatggtgaccagcAACTCAAGGTGAGTTATCCCTTTAGGTTAAATAACTAAGCTTATAAGTTTAGTAagcttttgttattatttataaggGTGTCACGTGGTCCAAACCTTTATGACTGTATGCAAGCGTATGATTTTTGTGATCCGAAACAACACTAAAGAATGTCAGAAAATTGTCCATATGCACTCAGTCATACAATAGATTTGTTTGATGAACAAACCTAAACTGAAGGTGTTATTCTATTCAAATCTTCAGTAAGCACGTCTGATTCATGAATTAAGGCTGATTCATGTCAGTGATTATAATTAAGATGATAAAGTCTTGTATCATAATTCTAATGATTATGACACACAGGAGAGATGTCACTGGAATCACttcaaagctatttttttaacatagaCAGTCAATTAGAACCACGCAATTTCAAGGATTTCTAGCATATTCTTGGTGTAAATGGACCACCataaatcaaaactgacagctattttatttatttatttagcaatattgCAGTGTTAAGGTCCAAaattttcatacatatttttctttactttttcaatttgtcatcctttcctatcaaaataCTGGTTGCGGATGtgaaaaattcagaaaataGGCCTGATTCAAATTTTTTACGACGGACAAATGTTTCGGAGGcagtttgtaaaatgtaattgacaCAACATcaggtcatattttttttttttacacgcaAAAATGTCAGACGAACATTTCAGactttatctttaaaatattctgtCAATTCATTTCAATCAATTCCCTATAGACAAAATCCAAAAAGTGGTTTTACTTGGATATACAAATACATAGGGAAGAAAGATGATCACAACTTCCATTTCATGTAAACTTTAATCTGTCAGGAGTCCTGTGAATTACTTTGTGAAGTGCTTTTGGTTACTTTTTTGGCCTTGAAAGCTCTGTTACCAATACGTTCAAAATTGATCCTTTTATGTTCGACGGTTGAAACAGAGTCAAGCAGGTTTGGGaagtaaatgataacagcaTTGTCATTTGTAAGTGAAGTACTccatgaaaacattaaaatgttccctACAGTCCACATTCCAATAAGTTATATGGCTGATTGTTTGTTACCTCATCAATGTAGCACCTGCACCCTTATAAAGTCCCCTGAGTCCTCGGGTCTTTAGTAGCTCCAGGGTGATGCGGGTCGCTGAGGGTCGAGGAGGGGCGTTGGGGCCCGGCTGTGCTGCCCGAGAGGCAACCAGTGAAGGGGTCGGACCAGAAGCAGAAGCAGAGGCAGAGGCAGAGGCAGTCACAGTCCGCTGAGCAGCTTGTGAAGAGTAACGTGGAGAGGTTACAACTCATCTTAACCATCAtgaattcacattttattttgtagtgcAATGAAACTGGAACTGTTGCTCGGTGGACACCATTCTACTCAAACAGCTTATTTCTGGCTAACCTTTGTACTTAGTAAGGCATCCTAAGATAGAGACCTACATACCTTGGATGACACTCACGGGAGCATAATAAACACACTTACCCAACCTTCCAGCATCCTGCAgttgtatttttagcatttccATGGGGGTGGTGACCACCACCTGACAGGTTCCGGCTCCACAGCCCGCAAGGATTTCCCCCCACAGAGCTAATTTTCTGTGGGTGACAGATACAGTGACAGATGGGGCAGATGAGAGCATGATCATTATTGCATTTCCCAAAGAAATAATTGCTTAGATTAGTCAGCTGGTGACCTAAATGCCTCTATGGAATAGCTCGTAgatcattttttgtaaaaacagttgCCAGAACGCTCTGAGCTGCTGAGCCAGATGAGAAACATCCAGCACAACCAGCGAGCTCTCAAACAATTTACTCTAATTAGCCAATTTATTTTAGCGAAGCAGAAACATACTGCACAACCAGAGGAGTCTGAGTTTTAAACAATGAATCTAATGAGCTGATTCATTTCAGTGAATCAGTACCATACAGCACAACCAGAGCGGTCTGATTCCTCAACATTTGACTTCAGTTGAGAGGCTAGctttaataaatggctaaaaagCGGCGGTTACCCATCTTTGGAGAGCTTCTGTCTGAAGACATCATTGGCAGCCAGTTTAATGGCTTTCTCTGGAGTGACCAGCGTCAGATTCACAGCTGCACCTGAGAAAATCCCCATAAAGTGAAATTagagaacaataacacaaacaaacaccaaTAACATCAGGAACATGGTGGcaaattaaatttagatttgAATTTTGAGTCAGTACAAGACAAGAAAAGAAACTACCTCGGTACATGCCAAAGTAGCCCTCCATTTTGATAGTCTTTGCCAAACAGTCCAGCCTTTATGACAAGACAGAAATGTTCAATATGATTAACTAAATACTCCAATCTCGTTGTGGTATGCCAtttgaaatataacaaaatcaCAATTGATTATAAAAAACATTGTCATATTGTATCCCttattaatgcactttaaaaaatgtaaatgttctctATGGCTATGTACAACGAACGGGCAAATTAGACATTCACAAAGAATTCTTAGAGGAGTAAGCAATGTGCGGAAGAAAGAGCTTAAAACATAGCAGCCTGTCTCTTGCCCACAAACCACTTGGGAATTTCGCTTGTTACATAAGAGTACAAAGAAGAAAAGAGCTCCTTACGCACCATCACTACAAAGAATACTTCTCTTCATCTCAGTGGTATCACACATGCATAAAGATATCTTAGAGCAAGCTACTTAAAAAAGGACGAAAATCATTTGAACAGATCAAAGATGCAAAAGCATGCGACTCAAGTTGTTTTCAGTAAAACCCAGTCAACGTCCTCCACCCAGAGTAAATCACTAACACATGCCGCTTTCACgattcacttt contains:
- the slc25a18 gene encoding mitochondrial glutamate carrier 1 gives rise to the protein MAEKKVSLPAKLINGGVAGLVGVTCVFPIDLAKTRLQNQQGARVYSGMLDCLAKTIKMEGYFGMYRGAAVNLTLVTPEKAIKLAANDVFRQKLSKDGKLALWGEILAGCGAGTCQVVVTTPMEMLKIQLQDAGRLAAQRTVTASASASASASGPTPSLVASRAAQPGPNAPPRPSATRITLELLKTRGLRGLYKGAGATLMRDVPFSMIYFPLFANLNAVGRAEDRHSNPQERAPFLQSFVAGCTAGSVAAVAVTPLDVIKTRLQTLQKGEGEDSYRGIIDCVQRVLKREGPSAFLKGATCRALVIAPLFGIAQGVYFLGVGEQVLGLLG